A section of the Terriglobales bacterium genome encodes:
- a CDS encoding DUF2339 domain-containing protein produces the protein MKYQSVRPELAFWFLLGLGAVELLLSLLPAVRRRRLAFAILATLGATLLVAALPFRYSYQETQLSVLWLMEAEALFLAGVIGREPLFRRLGMLAAVVTAAQVVLTQSYHAGSDLRRSIIFAVAALLFYADAHLIPRRWPGWVAGASESLYLRCLGYLAAGMGFAAVWVGLPDPWVAVGWAALALVLGLAGTQWRIRDLHVQQYALALAALARVLAVNTDLGPVAGHVNLRLVTLAVTAALLYLGAGWSGETDQPGGKLARMAQNTSASLLLALLAWYEAPEAWVAVAWIALAVTLAIVGSRFLLSELVISGDLLALVAVVRVLAVNLQGETAWHGASLRLITVGLTIAGLYLHSRWSSLPGRVEAGIIPPVFTWAGSLLVLALLWYELRPVSVALGWALFGLALLELGLARRSTQLRLQAYAALAAAFLRIFFVNLNAAGAPGQVSPRFYTVVPLALAFYYVYGRLEGRNDDFLKADRGLRAAAAHAWFCMASVAALMRFELDRNLVVTAWAALVVALMAMAWWSGRRVFLLQGLVMSAAVLLRGALSNLMEGGMGTVTGRLLHVGSAAALLFLSLVFAFPLARRAQEEKPAGPAGLFLRHPEQVLFFVPLALLTALLALEMRQGFVTIAWGIEGAAAFLFALWVKKRSYRLAGLGLLLLCVGKIVIVDAWRLQGAYRYLTFVVLGCLLLLVSFLYSRHREVFRQYL, from the coding sequence CCTACCAGGAGACGCAGCTCTCGGTGCTGTGGCTGATGGAGGCGGAGGCGCTCTTCCTGGCAGGCGTGATCGGCCGCGAGCCGCTCTTCCGCCGCCTGGGAATGCTGGCGGCGGTGGTCACGGCAGCGCAGGTGGTGCTGACCCAGTCCTATCACGCGGGGAGCGACCTGCGGCGCAGCATCATTTTTGCGGTAGCCGCGCTGCTGTTCTATGCCGACGCGCACCTCATCCCCCGACGTTGGCCAGGCTGGGTGGCGGGCGCGAGCGAGAGCCTCTACCTGCGCTGTCTCGGCTACCTGGCGGCGGGGATGGGCTTCGCCGCGGTGTGGGTCGGGCTCCCCGATCCCTGGGTGGCGGTGGGCTGGGCGGCGCTGGCACTCGTGCTGGGTCTGGCGGGGACGCAGTGGCGTATCCGCGACCTGCATGTGCAACAGTACGCCCTGGCGCTGGCGGCCTTGGCGCGGGTGCTGGCGGTCAACACCGATCTGGGCCCCGTGGCCGGGCACGTCAACCTGCGGCTGGTCACGCTGGCCGTAACGGCGGCGCTCTTGTATCTCGGCGCCGGCTGGAGCGGCGAGACCGACCAGCCAGGCGGCAAGCTGGCGCGGATGGCGCAGAACACCTCGGCTTCACTGCTGCTGGCGCTGCTGGCGTGGTACGAAGCGCCGGAAGCCTGGGTGGCGGTGGCCTGGATCGCGTTGGCGGTGACCCTCGCCATCGTAGGCAGCCGCTTCCTGCTTTCCGAATTGGTCATCAGCGGAGACCTGCTGGCGCTGGTCGCGGTGGTTCGCGTGCTCGCGGTGAACCTGCAGGGCGAGACGGCCTGGCACGGGGCCAGCTTGCGCCTGATCACGGTCGGCTTGACCATCGCCGGACTCTACCTGCATTCGCGCTGGAGCAGCCTGCCCGGCCGGGTGGAGGCGGGGATCATTCCCCCGGTCTTCACCTGGGCAGGCTCGCTGCTGGTCCTGGCGCTGCTGTGGTATGAACTGCGACCGGTCAGCGTGGCCCTGGGCTGGGCGCTGTTCGGGCTGGCGCTGCTGGAGCTGGGCCTGGCGCGGCGCTCCACCCAACTGCGGCTGCAGGCCTACGCGGCGCTGGCGGCGGCGTTCCTGCGCATCTTCTTCGTCAACCTGAACGCCGCGGGAGCACCGGGGCAGGTCAGCCCGCGCTTCTACACCGTGGTGCCCCTGGCCCTGGCCTTCTACTACGTCTATGGGCGGCTGGAGGGCAGAAACGACGACTTCCTGAAGGCCGACCGGGGGCTGCGCGCGGCCGCAGCTCACGCCTGGTTCTGCATGGCGAGCGTGGCCGCGCTCATGCGCTTCGAACTGGACCGCAACCTGGTGGTCACCGCCTGGGCGGCGCTGGTGGTGGCGCTGATGGCGATGGCGTGGTGGAGCGGCCGCCGCGTCTTCCTCCTCCAGGGGCTGGTCATGAGCGCGGCCGTGCTGCTGCGCGGCGCGCTCTCCAACCTGATGGAAGGCGGCATGGGCACGGTGACGGGACGCCTGCTGCACGTGGGCAGCGCCGCCGCCCTGCTCTTCCTCAGCCTGGTGTTCGCCTTTCCCCTCGCCCGCCGCGCTCAGGAGGAGAAGCCGGCCGGCCCCGCAGGCCTGTTCCTGCGCCACCCCGAGCAAGTGCTGTTCTTCGTCCCGCTGGCGCTGCTCACCGCCTTGCTGGCGCTGGAGATGCGGCAGGGATTCGTCACCATCGCCTGGGGCATCGAAGGGGCGGCCGCCTTCCTGTTCGCGCTTTGGGTGAAGAAACGCAGCTATCGTCTTGCCGGGCTTGGACTTCTCCTTCTGTGCGTTGGCAAGATCGTGATCGTGGACGCCTGGCGGCTGCAGGGCGCCTACCGTTACCTGACCTTCGTCGTGCTGGGGTGTCTGTTATTGTTGGTGTCGTTCCTCTACTCGCGGCACCGCGAGGTCTTTCGGCAGTATCTATGA